From Corynebacterium frankenforstense DSM 45800, the proteins below share one genomic window:
- a CDS encoding O-acetyl-ADP-ribose deacetylase, with product MELRVVTGDITVQDVDAVVNAANSSLLGGGGVDGAIHRAGGPEILAACRELRATELPDGLPAGRAVATTGGQMPARWVIHTVGPVHSRTEDRSATLASCYRSCLAVADELGARTVAFPLISAGAYGWPLDDAARIAVETLRAAGAHTGVTEARLVAFNDSVRVQLDSACG from the coding sequence ATGGAACTGCGCGTGGTCACCGGAGACATCACCGTCCAGGACGTCGACGCGGTGGTCAACGCCGCGAACTCCTCGCTGCTCGGCGGCGGCGGGGTCGACGGCGCCATCCACCGCGCCGGCGGGCCCGAGATCCTCGCCGCCTGCCGTGAGCTGCGCGCCACCGAGCTGCCGGACGGCCTGCCCGCGGGCCGGGCCGTGGCCACGACGGGCGGGCAGATGCCCGCACGCTGGGTCATCCATACCGTCGGCCCGGTCCACTCGCGCACCGAGGACCGCTCGGCGACCCTCGCGTCCTGCTACCGCAGCTGCCTCGCCGTCGCCGACGAGCTCGGCGCGCGCACCGTCGCCTTCCCGCTCATCTCCGCCGGCGCCTACGGCTGGCCGCTTGACGACGCCGCGCGCATCGCCGTCGAGACCCTGCGCGCAGCGGGCGCGCACACGGGCGTCACCGAGGCGCGCCTGGTCGCCTTCAACGACTCCGTGCGGGTGCAGCTGGACTCCGCGTGCGGATAG
- a CDS encoding 4Fe-4S dicluster domain-containing protein, which produces MCIGCKACEVACKEWNRNPVEEYRLTGKSYDNTGALGADTWRHVAFIEQTKPRIDAARASGRALIDLGMPGMPSSAATGNAAGAATSASEAAANARAAAEAADGAAPTQTGTGGAPTDAVGALAAGQVGAATPGADMSGTRHNPGPRSGSPLAAAAAGNLGPDGGVDTTPPDTPDFRWLMSSDVCKHCTNAGCLDVCPTGALFRTEFGTVVVQDDVCNGCGTCVAGCPFGVIERRTDGGVNVRAERGGADFTPGQQAAAKNVGVAQKCTLCYDRLKEGETPACAKACPTTSIQFGDHDEMLRRAKARVAELHAQGLTEARLYGANPEDGVGGTGSIFLLLDEPEVYGLPPDPRVPTADLPQMAATALKAAAGMVGAMALAFVMGGRK; this is translated from the coding sequence ATCTGCATCGGCTGCAAGGCCTGCGAGGTCGCCTGCAAGGAGTGGAACCGCAACCCCGTCGAGGAGTACCGGCTGACCGGCAAGTCCTACGACAACACCGGTGCCCTCGGCGCGGACACCTGGCGCCACGTCGCCTTCATCGAGCAGACCAAGCCGCGCATCGACGCCGCGCGCGCCTCCGGCCGCGCGCTCATCGACCTCGGCATGCCCGGTATGCCGTCGTCGGCGGCCACCGGAAACGCCGCGGGTGCCGCGACGTCGGCAAGCGAGGCGGCGGCCAATGCACGCGCCGCCGCCGAGGCCGCCGACGGCGCCGCGCCCACGCAGACCGGTACCGGGGGAGCGCCCACCGACGCCGTCGGCGCGCTCGCGGCCGGGCAGGTCGGCGCGGCGACCCCGGGCGCGGACATGTCCGGCACCCGGCACAACCCCGGCCCGCGCAGCGGCTCGCCGCTGGCGGCCGCCGCGGCCGGCAACCTCGGCCCCGACGGCGGGGTGGACACCACCCCGCCGGACACCCCGGACTTCCGCTGGCTGATGTCCTCGGACGTGTGCAAGCACTGCACCAACGCCGGTTGCCTCGACGTCTGCCCGACCGGCGCGCTCTTCCGCACCGAGTTCGGCACCGTCGTCGTCCAGGACGACGTCTGCAACGGCTGCGGCACCTGTGTCGCCGGCTGCCCCTTCGGCGTCATCGAACGACGCACCGACGGCGGCGTCAACGTGCGCGCCGAGCGCGGCGGGGCCGACTTCACGCCCGGCCAGCAGGCCGCGGCCAAGAACGTCGGCGTCGCCCAGAAGTGCACGCTGTGCTACGACCGCCTCAAGGAGGGCGAGACGCCGGCCTGCGCGAAGGCCTGCCCGACGACCTCGATCCAGTTCGGCGACCACGACGAGATGCTGCGCCGCGCCAAGGCGCGCGTGGCCGAGCTGCACGCCCAGGGCCTGACCGAGGCGCGCCTCTACGGCGCCAACCCCGAGGACGGCGTCGGCGGCACCGGCTCGATCTTCCTGCTGCTCGACGAGCCCGAGGTCTACGGCCTGCCGCCGGACCCGCGCGTGCCCACCGCGGACCTGCCGCAGATGGCGGCCACCGCGCTGAAGGCCGCGGCCGGCATGGTCGGTGCGATGGCCCTGGCATTCGTGATGGGAGGACGCAAGTGA
- a CDS encoding KUP/HAK/KT family potassium transporter produces MTTRSGARTAPRHGARLAAGTAALGVVFGDIGTSPLYVLRAVFTVHHGAVPLTDATVIGAVSALIWTVFLIVAVKYVLLVLRADNDGEGGVIALAALVRARVAAAGGDTSARRRLLTVLGGVGVFGAALFFGDAVITPAISVLSAVEGVRVAVPRLSNSLILPLALGVLTALFAAQRRGTEKVGRVFGPVMLVWFLTLAAVGVPQILARPGILAALSPLPAVEFLVGHPLAGFFAAGALVLATTGAEALYADIAHFGRRPIQETWFAVVLPALVLNYLGQGAGLLRDPARVADPFFTLVPQRFGFLLVLLATAATVIASQAVISGAFSVVRQAIRLGHLPRMRVVHTSERASGQVYIPAVTLLLYCAVVAVILIFRDSGRLSSAYGLAVCTDFLVTSTLLCLLTRFGWRWPAWASALLAVCLAAVELPLAAANAAKIATGGWLPLLIAAVLVIVMDTFRRGEARVRAARLAREGTLDQLEEKLALRQPARVPGTVVYPHSLVETAPFSLLATTAMGRTLHQRVIVLSVRTRAVPHVAPGERLTVQPTATPGLEHWTVDLGFADDADVVGVLDAAGCAGRVTAVTGPAVTGPGVTASAVAGPSARDAGDGEAGRDGRGGPDGPVMWVLSRAEVTVTDSPGMARWRKRLYVLLTRLAPPPQWTRTLPEKRCVTVSRRVPV; encoded by the coding sequence ATGACAACCCGGTCCGGGGCCCGCACGGCCCCGCGCCACGGTGCCCGGCTCGCCGCCGGCACCGCCGCGCTGGGGGTGGTGTTCGGTGACATCGGCACCTCCCCGCTCTATGTCCTCCGGGCGGTGTTCACCGTCCACCACGGCGCGGTCCCGCTGACCGACGCCACCGTCATCGGGGCGGTCTCCGCCCTGATCTGGACCGTCTTCCTCATCGTGGCGGTCAAGTACGTCCTGCTCGTCCTGCGCGCCGACAACGACGGCGAGGGCGGCGTGATCGCCCTGGCCGCCCTGGTGCGCGCCCGTGTCGCGGCCGCGGGCGGGGACACCTCGGCCCGGCGCCGTCTCCTGACCGTGCTCGGCGGCGTCGGCGTCTTCGGCGCCGCGCTCTTCTTCGGCGACGCCGTGATCACCCCGGCGATCTCGGTGCTCTCCGCCGTCGAGGGCGTGCGCGTGGCCGTGCCCAGGCTGTCGAACTCGCTCATCCTCCCGCTGGCCCTCGGCGTGCTCACCGCGCTCTTCGCCGCGCAGCGCCGCGGCACCGAGAAGGTCGGCCGCGTCTTCGGCCCGGTCATGCTCGTCTGGTTCCTCACACTGGCCGCCGTCGGCGTGCCCCAGATCCTCGCCCGCCCGGGCATCCTCGCCGCGCTCTCGCCGCTGCCCGCCGTGGAGTTCCTCGTCGGCCACCCGCTGGCCGGCTTCTTCGCGGCCGGCGCGCTCGTGCTGGCCACCACGGGGGCCGAGGCCCTCTACGCCGACATCGCCCACTTCGGCCGCCGCCCGATCCAGGAGACCTGGTTCGCGGTCGTCCTGCCCGCCCTGGTGCTCAACTACCTCGGCCAGGGCGCCGGGTTGCTGCGCGACCCGGCACGCGTGGCCGACCCCTTCTTCACCCTGGTCCCGCAGCGCTTCGGCTTCCTGCTGGTGCTGCTGGCCACCGCGGCGACCGTCATCGCCTCCCAGGCGGTCATCTCGGGCGCCTTCTCCGTGGTCCGCCAGGCGATCCGCCTCGGCCACCTGCCGCGCATGCGCGTGGTGCACACCTCGGAGCGGGCCTCCGGGCAGGTCTACATCCCGGCGGTCACCCTGCTGCTCTACTGTGCGGTCGTCGCGGTGATCCTCATCTTCCGTGACTCCGGGCGGCTCTCCTCGGCCTACGGACTGGCCGTGTGCACCGACTTCCTGGTCACCTCCACGCTGCTGTGCCTGTTGACCCGCTTCGGCTGGCGTTGGCCGGCCTGGGCGAGCGCGCTGCTCGCCGTCTGCCTGGCGGCCGTCGAGCTGCCGCTGGCCGCCGCCAACGCCGCCAAGATCGCCACCGGCGGCTGGCTGCCGCTGCTCATCGCGGCCGTGCTCGTGATCGTCATGGACACCTTCCGTCGCGGCGAGGCCCGCGTCCGCGCGGCCCGCCTCGCCCGGGAGGGCACCCTCGACCAGCTCGAGGAGAAGCTCGCCCTGCGCCAGCCCGCCCGCGTGCCCGGCACCGTGGTCTACCCGCACTCCCTGGTCGAGACCGCCCCGTTCTCCCTGCTGGCCACCACCGCGATGGGCCGCACGCTCCACCAGCGCGTCATCGTGCTCTCCGTGCGCACCCGTGCCGTCCCGCACGTGGCGCCGGGGGAGCGGCTGACCGTGCAACCCACCGCCACCCCGGGCCTGGAGCACTGGACGGTCGACCTCGGCTTCGCCGACGACGCCGACGTGGTCGGCGTGCTCGATGCCGCCGGCTGCGCCGGGCGGGTCACCGCCGTCACCGGGCCCGCCGTCACCGGGCCTGGCGTCACCGCGTCCGCCGTCGCCGGCCCCTCCGCGCGGGACGCCGGCGACGGGGAGGCCGGCCGCGACGGGCGGGGCGGCCCCGACGGTCCCGTCATGTGGGTGCTCTCGCGCGCCGAGGTCACCGTCACCGACTCGCCCGGCATGGCCCGCTGGCGCAAACGGCTCTACGTGCTGCTGACCCGGCTGGCCCCGCCGCCGCAGTGGACCCGGACGCTGCCGGAGAAAAGGTGCGTCACCGTCAGCCGGCGTGTGCCGGTGTGA
- a CDS encoding PIG-L deacetylase family protein gives MTTDEAVNSPELKPLDWSSWRRVLVVVAHPDDPEYGLSCAVNRFARAGVEVRYLLLTHGEAGIEGRAPEETGPLRAAEQQAACDAVGAAGLTVLRHPDGMLTEGLDLRRDIAREIRRFRPDAVATIPFDREVPWGVNMADHRVAGLAALDACRDAGNTWVFRELAERDGLEKWQTSAFLVCGDARADVAVEVEKQDVDAGVASLACHRVYLEALPDHATPEDLVTGVAAAGGERAGVDNAITFRSIPL, from the coding sequence ATGACCACGGATGAAGCAGTCAACTCACCGGAACTGAAGCCTCTCGACTGGTCCTCCTGGCGGCGCGTGCTCGTCGTCGTCGCCCACCCCGACGATCCCGAATACGGCCTGTCCTGCGCGGTCAACCGCTTCGCCCGCGCCGGGGTGGAGGTCCGTTACCTGCTGCTCACCCACGGCGAGGCCGGCATCGAGGGCCGCGCGCCCGAGGAGACCGGGCCGCTGCGCGCCGCTGAACAGCAGGCCGCCTGCGACGCCGTCGGCGCCGCCGGGCTGACCGTGCTGCGTCACCCCGACGGCATGCTCACCGAGGGGCTCGACCTGCGCCGCGACATCGCCCGCGAGATCCGCCGCTTCCGCCCGGACGCGGTGGCCACCATCCCCTTCGACCGTGAGGTGCCCTGGGGAGTGAACATGGCCGACCACCGGGTCGCGGGCCTGGCCGCCCTCGACGCCTGCCGGGACGCGGGCAACACCTGGGTCTTCCGCGAGCTCGCCGAGCGCGACGGCCTGGAGAAGTGGCAGACCTCTGCGTTCCTGGTGTGCGGCGACGCGCGTGCCGACGTTGCCGTGGAGGTCGAGAAGCAGGACGTCGACGCGGGCGTGGCCTCCCTGGCCTGCCACCGCGTCTACCTCGAGGCCCTGCCGGACCACGCCACCCCGGAGGACCTCGTGACCGGGGTGGCCGCTGCCGGCGGCGAGCGCGCCGGGGTCGACAACGCGATCACCTTCCGCTCGATCCCGCTCTAG
- a CDS encoding calcium:proton antiporter — protein MGRGGVLRRVLAPSTLARLTVGWAAVLLTAWTGILDAAPAAVALAGVVAVIVYCAFGVVGQAEALAVRLGEPFGTLVLTLSVVCIEVLLIAAMTLGGAQGETAARDSVTAVTMIILNLVVGACVLVAVRRGAAVPNRRGMGLYLAMIVPLGVLTFAVPHAFPCGAYPLVPGVALAVAVAGAYAVFLRAQTGRLAHLFAEPGLRRAEERAPDVTVPGERVPEAEDKEEGARRERRRPRDPEIPLRAALLVATVAPVSLLAHDMAGLTDTVLAAAAAPPALAGLLVAAIVFLPESITALRAAAAGQVQRVGNLAHGALVSTVGLTVPCVLVLGAVTGRAPVLAESPANLALLAATAAVSCAAVASGRLRAWHGVAHLALFGVFAVLLAAG, from the coding sequence GTGGGCAGAGGCGGGGTCCTGCGCCGGGTCCTGGCGCCCTCGACGCTCGCGCGGCTGACCGTCGGCTGGGCGGCGGTCCTGCTCACCGCGTGGACCGGGATCCTCGACGCCGCGCCCGCCGCGGTGGCGCTCGCCGGGGTCGTCGCCGTCATCGTCTACTGCGCCTTCGGGGTGGTCGGCCAGGCCGAGGCCCTGGCGGTGCGCCTCGGCGAGCCCTTCGGCACCCTCGTGCTCACCCTCTCGGTGGTCTGCATCGAGGTGCTGCTCATCGCCGCGATGACACTCGGCGGCGCGCAGGGGGAGACGGCCGCGCGCGACTCGGTGACGGCGGTGACGATGATCATCCTCAACCTCGTCGTCGGCGCCTGCGTGCTCGTCGCCGTGCGTCGCGGCGCGGCGGTGCCCAACCGCCGGGGGATGGGCCTCTACCTGGCCATGATCGTCCCGCTGGGCGTGCTGACCTTCGCCGTCCCGCACGCCTTTCCCTGCGGCGCGTACCCGCTCGTGCCCGGCGTGGCGCTGGCCGTGGCGGTCGCCGGGGCCTACGCGGTGTTCCTCCGCGCCCAGACCGGCAGGCTCGCCCACCTCTTCGCCGAGCCCGGCCTGCGCCGCGCGGAGGAGCGGGCGCCGGACGTGACGGTGCCGGGGGAGCGGGTGCCGGAGGCGGAAGATAAAGAGGAAGGGGCGCGCCGGGAGCGGCGACGTCCCCGCGACCCGGAGATTCCGCTGCGCGCCGCACTGCTCGTGGCCACCGTGGCCCCGGTCAGCCTGCTCGCCCACGACATGGCCGGGCTCACCGACACGGTGCTCGCCGCCGCGGCCGCCCCGCCCGCGCTGGCGGGCCTGCTCGTCGCCGCGATCGTCTTCCTGCCCGAGTCGATCACCGCGCTGCGTGCCGCCGCCGCGGGCCAGGTCCAGCGGGTGGGAAACCTCGCCCACGGTGCCCTCGTCTCCACCGTGGGGCTCACCGTGCCCTGCGTGCTCGTGCTCGGCGCCGTGACCGGGCGGGCGCCCGTGCTCGCGGAGTCGCCGGCCAACCTGGCGCTGCTGGCCGCCACCGCGGCCGTGAGCTGCGCCGCCGTCGCCTCGGGTCGCCTGCGCGCCTGGCACGGCGTCGCCCATCTGGCGCTGTTCGGCGTCTTCGCCGTCCTGCTCGCGGCCGGATGA
- the selA gene encoding L-seryl-tRNA(Sec) selenium transferase gives MSRRRRSTKEISDAASPAAGGTDPRRRVPRTDTLLAGPAAQAALAAHREAVVRAEVRGIQQAVRAGELAPERAEEALAGRLAELDTTSMHPVLNATGVVVHTNLGRAPLSEAAVAALQRAAGYVDVELDLESGRRSGKRGAATVAALLAACPAAEDAVVVNNGAAGLLLSCAALAGGGEAAISRGELIEIGAGFRLPELIESAHVALHEIGATNRTHPADYAAAAARPEARAILKVHPSNYRVEGFTAGVDLPELRRIADDHDLALIADVGSGLLTPDPAIPDEPDVDTALRQGADVVIASGDKLLGGPQAGVLLGRAEAIVRLRRHPLYRALRMDKLRFAALEATVAGSRVPVADYLHADAEELRGRAEALAAAVGGEVVVHDGRVGGGGAPGVPLPGWAVRLTGSPEELAAALRAGEPAVLARLHEGAVLVDPRCVPAERDAELAAAVRAARESLTPEFRESPCTGPDTDPDTDKEA, from the coding sequence ATGTCCAGGCGCAGGAGGAGCACGAAAGAGATTTCCGACGCCGCGTCGCCCGCCGCCGGCGGTACCGACCCGCGTCGGCGCGTGCCACGCACCGACACCCTGCTGGCGGGCCCGGCCGCGCAGGCGGCGCTCGCCGCCCACCGCGAAGCTGTGGTGCGCGCCGAGGTGCGCGGGATCCAGCAGGCGGTGCGCGCCGGTGAGCTCGCCCCCGAGCGCGCCGAGGAGGCGCTGGCCGGGCGGCTGGCGGAACTCGACACCACCTCCATGCACCCGGTGCTCAACGCCACCGGGGTGGTCGTGCACACGAACCTGGGCCGCGCCCCGCTCTCGGAGGCCGCCGTGGCGGCGCTGCAGCGCGCCGCCGGCTACGTTGACGTTGAGCTCGACCTGGAGAGCGGCCGACGCTCGGGCAAGCGCGGGGCCGCGACCGTGGCGGCGCTGCTGGCGGCCTGCCCGGCCGCCGAGGACGCCGTGGTGGTCAACAACGGCGCCGCCGGCCTCCTGCTGTCGTGCGCCGCGCTGGCCGGCGGGGGAGAAGCCGCCATCTCGCGCGGCGAGCTCATCGAGATCGGCGCCGGCTTCCGTCTGCCCGAGCTCATCGAGTCCGCGCACGTGGCCCTCCACGAGATCGGCGCGACCAACCGCACCCACCCCGCCGACTACGCCGCCGCGGCCGCCCGCCCGGAGGCGCGCGCCATCCTCAAGGTCCACCCCTCCAACTACCGCGTCGAGGGCTTCACCGCCGGCGTCGACCTGCCCGAGCTGCGCCGCATCGCCGACGACCACGATCTGGCGCTGATCGCCGACGTCGGCTCCGGGCTGCTGACCCCCGATCCCGCGATCCCGGACGAGCCGGACGTCGACACCGCGCTGCGCCAGGGCGCCGACGTGGTCATCGCCTCCGGAGACAAGCTGCTCGGCGGCCCGCAGGCCGGCGTCCTGCTCGGCCGGGCCGAGGCGATCGTCCGGCTGCGCCGCCACCCGCTCTACCGTGCCCTGCGCATGGACAAGCTGCGCTTCGCCGCCCTCGAGGCCACCGTCGCCGGCTCGCGGGTCCCGGTCGCCGATTACCTGCACGCCGACGCAGAGGAGCTGCGCGGGCGCGCCGAGGCGCTGGCCGCCGCGGTCGGCGGCGAGGTCGTCGTCCACGACGGCCGCGTCGGCGGCGGGGGAGCGCCCGGGGTGCCGCTGCCCGGCTGGGCGGTGCGTCTGACCGGGTCGCCTGAGGAGCTGGCCGCCGCGCTGCGCGCAGGGGAGCCGGCCGTGCTCGCCCGCCTGCACGAGGGCGCGGTCCTCGTCGACCCGCGCTGCGTGCCCGCCGAGCGCGACGCGGAACTGGCGGCCGCCGTGCGCGCCGCGCGCGAGTCGCTCACGCCGGAATTCCGGGAATCCCCGTGCACCGGCCCGGACACCGACCCGGACACCGACAAGGAGGCCTGA
- the nrfD gene encoding NrfD/PsrC family molybdoenzyme membrane anchor subunit, with translation MSANDFDSYRPPEEPRRRRKRKNPKRMGGGRDSILPTFEFESYYGSPVVKAPPWEWPIPTYLALGGIAGGSALLACGAMATGRRRMLRSTRLAAIAAGAAGSLMLVADLGRPERLLNMFRVFKLSSPMSVGSWILGGFGGMSGIACLKELDELTGRKLPLPRLVRKAVHAVAGPATVGAGVLGGPLAVYTSVLLADTSNPTWNAMRHRLPYVFVSSATLAASGLAMVTTPVKETGPARGLAVAGAACELAAMQALEKSMDPVAAEPMHEGDPGALLRWSEVAAITGACATVVVGRNRAGAALAGASLVAASVLTRFGIFGAGIESVKNPRYTVVPQKRRLAERRAAGDVVDSITTAS, from the coding sequence GTGAGCGCCAACGACTTCGACTCCTACCGCCCGCCGGAGGAGCCCCGCCGCAGGCGGAAGCGCAAGAACCCGAAGCGCATGGGCGGCGGACGCGACAGCATCCTGCCGACCTTCGAGTTCGAGTCCTACTACGGCAGCCCCGTGGTCAAGGCCCCGCCGTGGGAGTGGCCGATCCCGACCTACCTGGCCCTCGGCGGCATCGCCGGCGGCTCCGCGCTGCTGGCCTGCGGCGCGATGGCCACCGGCCGGCGCAGGATGCTGCGCTCCACGCGCCTGGCGGCCATCGCCGCCGGTGCCGCGGGCTCGCTGATGCTGGTCGCCGACCTCGGCCGCCCGGAGCGCCTGCTCAACATGTTCCGCGTGTTCAAGCTCTCCTCGCCGATGTCGGTCGGCTCCTGGATCCTCGGCGGCTTCGGCGGCATGTCCGGCATCGCCTGCCTGAAGGAGCTCGACGAGCTGACGGGGAGGAAGCTGCCGCTGCCGCGCCTCGTGCGCAAGGCCGTCCACGCCGTGGCCGGCCCCGCGACCGTCGGCGCCGGTGTGCTCGGCGGCCCGCTGGCCGTCTACACCTCGGTGCTGCTCGCGGACACCTCGAACCCGACGTGGAACGCGATGCGCCACCGCCTGCCCTACGTCTTCGTCAGCTCGGCCACGCTCGCGGCCTCGGGCCTGGCGATGGTGACCACCCCGGTGAAGGAGACCGGCCCCGCGCGCGGCCTGGCCGTGGCGGGGGCGGCCTGCGAGCTGGCGGCGATGCAGGCGCTGGAGAAGTCCATGGACCCGGTCGCCGCCGAGCCGATGCACGAGGGCGACCCCGGTGCGCTGCTGCGCTGGTCCGAGGTCGCCGCGATCACCGGCGCGTGCGCCACCGTGGTCGTCGGCCGCAACCGCGCCGGTGCCGCGCTGGCCGGGGCGAGCCTGGTGGCCGCCTCCGTGCTGACCCGCTTCGGTATCTTCGGCGCGGGCATCGAGTCGGTGAAGAACCCCCGCTACACCGTGGTGCCGCAGAAGCGGCGCCTGGCCGAGCGCCGGGCCGCCGGCGACGTGGTCGACTCGATCACCACGGCGTCCTAG
- the selD gene encoding selenide, water dikinase SelD has translation MSTQPVDPHDIALTSFAAGGGCACKIPPGQLEDAVKDLVGMQDPNVIVGLDDGDDASAVRINDDQAVISTTDFFTPVVNDPYDWGRIAATNALSDIYAMGGTPVTTINIVGWPQDTLPLNILTEVLRGGMDVASAAGIAVTGGHSIKAPEPFYGQAATGLADPDKIMRNDAAEAGLPITLTKPIGIGILNNRHKKTGQVFEQAIDVMTTLNRDASRAALDAGVRAATDVTGFGLLGHLYKMMRASGVSAVIDHTKVPVIEGVRESLAEGFIPGGSRSNLDWVRPHLEVPEGLAEKDLILLADAQTSGGLLVVGEVPGYPVIGETVAGEGTVTIR, from the coding sequence ATGAGCACTCAACCGGTTGACCCGCACGACATCGCCCTGACCTCGTTCGCCGCCGGCGGCGGCTGCGCGTGCAAGATCCCGCCCGGACAGCTCGAGGACGCCGTCAAGGACCTCGTCGGCATGCAGGACCCGAACGTCATCGTCGGCCTCGACGACGGCGACGACGCCTCCGCGGTGCGCATCAACGACGACCAGGCCGTCATCTCCACCACGGACTTCTTCACCCCGGTGGTCAACGACCCCTACGACTGGGGCCGCATCGCCGCGACCAACGCGCTCTCCGACATCTACGCCATGGGCGGTACCCCGGTGACCACCATCAACATCGTCGGCTGGCCGCAGGACACCCTGCCGCTGAACATCCTGACCGAGGTGCTGCGCGGCGGCATGGACGTCGCGAGCGCCGCCGGCATCGCCGTGACCGGCGGGCACTCCATCAAGGCGCCCGAGCCGTTCTACGGGCAGGCCGCCACGGGTCTGGCCGACCCGGACAAGATCATGCGCAACGACGCCGCGGAGGCCGGGCTGCCGATCACGCTGACCAAGCCGATCGGCATCGGCATCCTGAACAACCGCCACAAGAAGACCGGCCAGGTCTTCGAGCAGGCCATCGACGTGATGACCACGCTCAACCGCGACGCCTCCCGGGCCGCACTCGACGCGGGCGTCCGCGCGGCGACCGACGTGACCGGCTTCGGCCTGCTGGGCCACCTGTACAAGATGATGCGCGCCTCGGGGGTCTCCGCCGTCATCGACCACACGAAGGTGCCGGTCATCGAGGGCGTGCGCGAGTCGCTCGCCGAGGGCTTCATCCCCGGCGGTTCGCGCTCCAACCTCGACTGGGTGCGCCCGCACCTCGAGGTCCCGGAGGGGCTGGCCGAGAAGGACCTGATCCTGCTGGCCGACGCGCAGACCTCCGGTGGCCTGCTCGTGGTCGGCGAGGTGCCCGGCTACCCGGTCATCGGCGAGACCGTCGCCGGGGAGGGCACCGTCACCATCCGGTGA